The segment AGTGTTAGAAAGAGACCAGAAGCTCTCGGAGTTCGATAACCGTGCAGATGCACTGCAGGCAGGTGCTTCTCAGTTTGAAACAAGTGCTGCCAAGTTGAAGAGAAAGTATTGGTGGAAAAACTACAAGATGTGGGCGATAGGGATCAGTGTCCTGGTGATTGTGGTCATCATCATTGTTGGTGAGTTACCCTATGTTCACTAATGTTTGCATGTGCAGGAGCAAAGGGTGAAGTGTGGTGTGTCTCTTCATGAAGAACCAGGTGAAACCGAAGCCCACTGTTCAGGAGCATCTTCAAGACTTTCTACTTAGAACCT is part of the Peromyscus leucopus breed LL Stock unplaced genomic scaffold, UCI_PerLeu_2.1 scaffold_1321, whole genome shotgun sequence genome and harbors:
- the LOC114688115 gene encoding vesicle-associated membrane protein 3-like, with amino-acid sequence MSTGVPSGSSSAATGSNRRLQQTQNQVDEVVDIMRVNVDKVLERDQKLSEFDNRADALQAGASQFETSAAKLKRKYWWKNYKMWAIGISVLVIVVIIIVVWCVSS